In Rhodothermus marinus DSM 4252, a single genomic region encodes these proteins:
- a CDS encoding UPF0175 family protein has protein sequence MDVQVVFPEELLVALKEDRESFRKKVLLYTLGKLYEQGRISAGLGARILGCDRQEFYRLLSEHGFSVIDYPEEELAREANSE, from the coding sequence ATGGATGTTCAGGTGGTCTTTCCGGAAGAACTGCTGGTTGCGCTTAAAGAGGATCGCGAATCCTTTCGGAAAAAAGTGCTGCTCTACACACTGGGCAAGCTGTATGAACAGGGGCGCATTTCCGCCGGTCTGGGTGCCCGAATCCTGGGCTGTGATCGTCAGGAGTTCTACCGCTTGCTTTCCGAACATGGCTTTTCTGTGATCGATTATCCCGAAGAGGAACTGGCGCGTGAGGCAAATTCGGAATAA
- a CDS encoding UDP-N-acetylmuramoyl-tripeptide--D-alanyl-D-alanine ligase produces MLWLFALLATLFAGWRAARRLLFFLHLFQLEGYKPARFVHWLRTHPDVLLRRSHAAGALLLTVGALTLPLLGPFWAPALVLLGWCVAFASSRRYRRDRPKKPLAFTPRMRRLLSVAALLTLAGPALGGLLGRTEGAIGWLYYLGGWLVADLGAPLWVLLAGWLLWPVERAIQEGFKRKARRKLAAHPNLTIIGITGSYGKTSTKFIIAEILSLRYQVLATPGSYNTPMGICKVINEQLRPEHQVLVLEMGIRHPGDIRELCAIARPDIGVVTAVGPMHLETMGSIEAIAREKSELVACTRPGGPVVLNADDPRVAAMAERARGPVWRVSVEGNPEADLVARDITYGPEGTRFVVRDETGTEQVFQTRLLGRHNVLNILLALAVGRIFGLRLRQMAHAVARLRPVEHRLQLRREGPITVIDDAFNSNPVGARNALEILGQFRTGRRIVVTPGMVELGAREAEENRALGRFMAQHVDLAVLIGPRRTLPIQEGLREAGFPEDRIHVFRSLFEAQDFLKTYLQPGDVVLYENDLPDQYDEP; encoded by the coding sequence ATGCTCTGGCTGTTTGCTCTGCTGGCCACGTTGTTTGCCGGGTGGCGCGCCGCGCGTCGCCTGCTGTTCTTCTTGCATCTGTTCCAGCTCGAAGGCTACAAGCCGGCCCGCTTCGTCCACTGGCTGCGCACGCATCCCGACGTGCTGCTGCGCCGCTCGCATGCGGCGGGGGCGCTGCTGCTGACGGTAGGCGCGCTGACGCTGCCGCTGCTGGGGCCGTTCTGGGCGCCCGCACTGGTGCTGCTCGGCTGGTGCGTGGCCTTCGCCTCGTCGCGCCGCTATCGCCGCGACCGCCCCAAAAAGCCGCTCGCCTTCACGCCCCGCATGCGTCGCCTGCTGAGCGTGGCGGCGCTGCTGACGCTGGCGGGTCCCGCTCTGGGCGGTCTGCTGGGCCGGACCGAAGGAGCAATCGGCTGGCTCTACTACCTGGGCGGTTGGCTCGTGGCGGACCTCGGTGCGCCGCTCTGGGTGTTGCTGGCCGGCTGGCTGCTCTGGCCCGTCGAACGCGCCATCCAGGAAGGCTTCAAGCGCAAAGCCCGTCGCAAGCTGGCCGCACACCCGAACCTGACCATCATCGGGATCACCGGCTCCTACGGCAAAACCAGCACGAAATTCATCATTGCCGAAATCCTGAGCCTTCGCTACCAGGTGCTGGCCACGCCGGGCTCCTACAACACGCCCATGGGCATCTGCAAGGTGATCAACGAGCAGCTCCGGCCCGAACATCAGGTGCTCGTGCTGGAGATGGGCATCCGGCATCCCGGCGACATCCGCGAACTGTGCGCCATCGCCCGACCCGACATCGGCGTGGTGACGGCCGTCGGTCCGATGCACCTGGAGACGATGGGCTCCATCGAAGCAATTGCGCGCGAAAAGAGCGAACTGGTGGCCTGCACGCGCCCGGGCGGGCCGGTGGTGTTGAACGCCGACGATCCGCGTGTGGCGGCCATGGCCGAACGCGCCCGCGGACCGGTCTGGCGCGTGTCGGTCGAGGGCAACCCCGAGGCCGATCTGGTCGCCCGCGACATCACCTACGGGCCCGAGGGCACCCGCTTCGTCGTACGCGACGAAACCGGCACCGAGCAGGTGTTCCAGACGCGCCTGCTGGGCCGCCACAACGTGCTCAACATCCTGCTGGCGCTGGCCGTCGGACGCATCTTCGGACTCCGGCTGCGTCAGATGGCCCACGCCGTGGCGCGGCTCCGGCCGGTCGAGCACCGCCTGCAACTCCGCCGGGAAGGACCCATCACGGTAATCGACGACGCGTTCAATTCCAACCCCGTCGGGGCCCGCAATGCGCTGGAGATCCTGGGTCAGTTCCGGACCGGGCGCCGCATCGTGGTCACGCCCGGCATGGTGGAGCTCGGCGCCCGCGAGGCCGAGGAAAACCGCGCGCTGGGCCGCTTCATGGCGCAACACGTGGATCTGGCCGTGCTGATCGGGCCGCGCCGCACCCTCCCCATCCAGGAAGGATTGCGCGAGGCGGGTTTCCCCGAGGATCGGATTCACGTATTCCGAAGCCTGTTCGAGGCGCAGGATTTTTTGAAGACGTATCTTCAACCGGGCGACGTGGTGCTCTACGAAAACGACCTGCCGGATCAATACGACGAACCATGA